One Bacillus sp. FJAT-45037 DNA window includes the following coding sequences:
- a CDS encoding GNAT family N-acetyltransferase, which yields MKKIDYLELGHFTDEYMDVLNSFELAKEQIQFTSLPINYKEIIEGQYRIVILNHMVPVGFFLLHSTDRVKDYSDNPQAMLLTALSINQAEQGKGYAKQSMLLLRSFVTVEFPNCNEIVLAVNQKNKPAQELYLKVGFQDTGVRKMGP from the coding sequence ATGAAAAAAATCGATTATTTAGAATTGGGCCATTTTACAGATGAATACATGGATGTTTTGAATTCCTTTGAACTGGCTAAAGAGCAAATTCAATTTACATCGTTACCAATTAATTATAAAGAAATAATAGAAGGTCAGTATCGGATTGTTATACTGAATCATATGGTACCAGTGGGCTTCTTTTTATTACACTCAACTGACAGAGTAAAAGATTATTCAGATAATCCGCAGGCTATGTTACTAACAGCACTATCAATTAACCAAGCTGAACAAGGAAAAGGCTATGCGAAGCAATCTATGTTATTGCTAAGAAGTTTTGTTACTGTCGAATTCCCTAACTGTAATGAAATTGTTTTAGCTGTAAATCAGAAAAATAAACCTGCTCAAGAACTGTATTTAAAAGTTGGATTTCAAGATACAGGAGTTAGAAAAATGGGCCCGTAG
- a CDS encoding SOS response-associated peptidase, producing MTASKEQIEEQLGVQLDDYQPRYNIAPSQPVLSLISDGENRRAGYLKWGLVPVWAKDPKIGHKMINARGETVDEKPAFKRLLKRRRCLIVADGFYEWKRTEEKKKPYRITVNDGIFTFAGLWDRWESDDKEIVSCTILTTKPNEFMKEIHDRMPVILGGKDRNMWLDPSIEDKDILTQLIKAYPAKDMDAYEVSPLVNNPKNETSDCIRSIVE from the coding sequence TTGACAGCAAGTAAAGAACAGATTGAAGAACAGCTCGGTGTTCAATTAGATGATTATCAACCAAGGTACAATATAGCTCCCAGTCAGCCTGTGTTAAGTTTAATTTCAGATGGAGAAAATAGGAGAGCTGGATACTTAAAATGGGGTCTTGTTCCTGTATGGGCAAAAGATCCAAAGATAGGACATAAGATGATTAATGCTCGTGGTGAAACAGTGGATGAAAAACCTGCTTTTAAACGATTACTTAAACGCCGCCGTTGTTTAATTGTAGCCGATGGCTTTTATGAGTGGAAAAGAACCGAAGAAAAAAAGAAGCCATATCGAATCACTGTAAATGATGGTATTTTTACCTTTGCAGGCTTATGGGATAGGTGGGAGTCTGATGATAAGGAAATTGTTTCTTGTACCATACTTACAACAAAGCCTAATGAGTTTATGAAAGAAATTCATGATAGGATGCCAGTGATTTTGGGAGGAAAAGATAGGAATATGTGGTTAGATCCATCTATTGAGGATAAAGACATCTTAACCCAACTTATAAAAGCATACCCTGCTAAAGATATGGATGCATACGAAGTATCACCTCTGGTTAATAATCCAAAAAATGAGACGTCAGACTGCATCAGATCGATAGTAGAGTAA
- the ltrA gene encoding group II intron reverse transcriptase/maturase has product MQHCFDNLYAQSVDGQNFYDLIEIISSKENIRLAYRNIKRNTGSKTAGSNKLTIEDVKHLSVDEVIEKIEKMLTSYEPQKVRRVFIPKANGKTRPLGIPTIWDRILQQCILQVLEPICEAKFHKHSYGFRPNRSTHHAKARFEFLINQTGLHHCIDVDIKGFFDNVNHSKLLKQIWSLGIRDKSLLTIISKLLKAEIEGEGLPTKGTPQGGILSPLLSNIVLNELDWWVSDQWETFETRFNYKYPGKYYPLKKTKLKECYIVRYADDFKVLCRTRTQAIKMNYAIKDFLKTRLHLETSEEKSKVMNLKKNSSEFLGFSIRAIRKGKTRMGYVAQSNMTKKAKSNAFTKIKESIKVIQKKPCIETVWHYNTVVMGIQNYYSSATQITNNLSELASYLGKTLYNRLKSLRTEAKFSDMTSTLQKRYKGYEPKFYKIRNMVFVPIYAQRHKTNLCFSQDICNYTVKGRAKIHNTLKAINKTVLAYIMKNFIPNRTIEYNDNRISRFIAQYGKCAVLGVELGKSDWHCHHKNPYHLTKDDSYSNLIVLHEAIHRLVHLKDVNKIKSFLQAFQLNKKQKEKINELRKLCKNESI; this is encoded by the coding sequence ATGCAACACTGCTTTGATAATCTGTATGCTCAAAGTGTCGATGGTCAAAATTTCTATGACTTAATTGAAATCATTAGTTCGAAAGAGAATATACGTCTTGCCTATCGAAACATCAAAAGAAATACAGGTAGTAAGACGGCTGGCTCAAATAAATTAACGATTGAGGATGTAAAACATCTCTCAGTAGACGAAGTAATTGAAAAGATTGAAAAGATGCTCACATCCTATGAACCGCAAAAAGTAAGGCGTGTTTTCATTCCTAAAGCGAATGGGAAAACAAGACCATTAGGTATTCCCACAATATGGGATAGAATACTTCAACAGTGTATTTTACAAGTATTAGAACCTATATGCGAAGCCAAATTTCATAAACATAGTTATGGCTTCAGACCAAACAGAAGCACTCATCATGCGAAAGCTAGGTTTGAATTTCTTATCAATCAAACAGGACTTCATCACTGTATCGATGTCGATATAAAGGGCTTCTTTGATAATGTGAATCATAGTAAATTGCTTAAACAAATTTGGTCGCTTGGGATAAGGGATAAATCCTTGCTCACTATCATTTCAAAGCTATTAAAAGCAGAAATTGAAGGTGAAGGTCTTCCGACCAAAGGAACGCCCCAAGGTGGTATCTTATCGCCACTTCTTTCGAATATCGTCTTAAATGAATTAGATTGGTGGGTTAGTGACCAGTGGGAAACCTTCGAAACAAGATTCAATTATAAGTATCCTGGGAAATACTATCCCCTGAAAAAGACGAAATTGAAAGAATGTTATATCGTAAGATATGCTGATGACTTTAAAGTCTTATGTCGTACTCGAACACAAGCTATTAAAATGAACTATGCAATTAAAGACTTTTTGAAAACTCGGCTACATCTTGAAACAAGTGAAGAGAAATCTAAAGTAATGAACCTAAAAAAGAATTCGTCAGAATTCCTTGGGTTTTCGATTCGAGCCATTCGAAAAGGTAAAACGCGAATGGGTTATGTTGCTCAATCGAATATGACTAAGAAAGCAAAATCCAATGCATTCACCAAAATTAAAGAATCAATCAAGGTAATACAAAAGAAGCCATGTATTGAAACGGTTTGGCATTACAATACCGTTGTCATGGGGATCCAAAATTACTATTCAAGTGCCACTCAAATCACAAATAATTTAAGTGAGTTAGCCTCCTATCTTGGTAAGACTTTATATAATCGACTAAAGAGCCTCAGAACAGAAGCGAAATTCTCTGATATGACTTCTACATTACAAAAACGCTATAAAGGATATGAACCTAAGTTTTATAAAATTAGGAATATGGTATTTGTTCCTATTTATGCTCAACGGCATAAAACTAACCTCTGTTTTTCTCAAGATATCTGTAATTATACGGTTAAAGGCAGAGCCAAGATACACAACACCCTTAAAGCGATAAATAAAACTGTATTAGCTTATATTATGAAAAATTTTATTCCAAATCGAACGATTGAGTATAATGACAACCGTATTAGTAGATTTATTGCTCAATACGGAAAATGTGCTGTCTTAGGAGTTGAACTTGGAAAAAGTGATTGGCACTGCCACCATAAAAACCCCTATCATCTAACAAAAGATGATAGTTACTCAAACCTTATCGTGTTGCATGAAGCCATTCACAGACTCGTACATCTGAAAGATGTTAATAAAATCAAGTCGTTCCTCCAAGCATTTCAATTAAACAAAAAGCAAAAAGAAAAGATAAATGAACTCCGAAAACTATGCAAAAATGAATCAATCTAA
- a CDS encoding GNAT family N-acetyltransferase has translation MVQVQLVNHNMDYCEQIYKLSYAPQIKDALGLSDSTLEHTKQFVKGIIQEEHDGKTLSRVILDDNSNFIGITTLMFIDYKKKSCHIGSWLGHEYWGKGYNQASKIAILQIAFVELNLKYVFAGARKVNIRSQKAQEKLPFIRLHIEKYFSEEHTALEKKEKQPCVLHGFYREDFIKYLNDSNQFKGQPPFY, from the coding sequence ATGGTGCAAGTTCAATTAGTTAATCATAATATGGATTATTGTGAACAAATCTATAAGTTATCGTATGCCCCTCAAATAAAAGATGCATTAGGACTTTCAGATAGTACGTTAGAACATACTAAACAATTTGTAAAAGGAATAATCCAAGAAGAACATGATGGTAAAACGTTGTCTCGTGTAATTCTAGATGATAACAGCAACTTTATCGGCATTACAACATTAATGTTTATTGACTACAAAAAAAAATCTTGTCACATCGGTTCATGGTTGGGTCATGAATATTGGGGCAAAGGCTATAACCAAGCGTCAAAAATTGCTATTTTACAAATAGCATTTGTAGAACTTAACTTAAAGTATGTTTTTGCGGGAGCAAGGAAGGTAAATATCCGATCTCAGAAAGCACAAGAAAAATTACCTTTCATTAGATTACATATAGAAAAGTATTTTTCAGAAGAGCACACTGCTTTAGAAAAGAAGGAAAAACAACCTTGTGTGCTGCATGGATTTTATAGAGAAGATTTTATTAAATATCTTAATGACAGTAACCAATTCAAAGGACAGCCGCCTTTCTACTAA